In one Corallococcus sp. EGB genomic region, the following are encoded:
- a CDS encoding YafY family protein: MRADRLVHLLMRLQSRPRSTVGELARELQVSSRTVHRDLDALSTAGVPVYSTRGAAGGVALMEGWRTQLTGLTRPELQALATVGAHGALEDLGLSTPLRTGLVKLAAALPALQQPALEHARQRLHVDASGWFTGREPLPHLGKLRDAAWQDRRVSLSYQDFEGARSRRTVDPYGLVIKADRWYLVAGTDKGPRVFRGGRIGDVRLRPEGFTRPPGFDLPAFWKDWCAKFATARPRYDVTLACTPEGEAALRRLRPPADSERLDQAPAARGGERKVTLDFEREAIAVSQLCEIGAGVEVLAPEPLRQRLAALAASLGALYGGPGQKRPGRHAR; encoded by the coding sequence ATGCGCGCGGATCGCCTCGTCCACTTGTTGATGCGCCTCCAGTCCCGCCCCCGCAGCACCGTGGGCGAGCTGGCGCGCGAGCTCCAGGTCTCCAGCCGGACCGTGCACCGGGACCTGGACGCCCTCTCCACCGCGGGCGTCCCCGTCTACTCCACGCGAGGGGCCGCGGGCGGCGTGGCGCTGATGGAGGGCTGGCGCACGCAGCTCACCGGCCTCACGCGTCCGGAGCTCCAGGCCCTGGCCACGGTGGGCGCCCACGGGGCCCTGGAGGACCTGGGCCTGTCCACGCCGCTGCGCACGGGGCTGGTGAAGCTGGCGGCGGCCCTCCCCGCCCTCCAGCAACCCGCGCTGGAGCACGCGCGCCAGCGGCTCCACGTGGACGCCTCCGGCTGGTTCACCGGCCGCGAGCCCCTGCCGCACCTGGGCAAGCTGCGCGACGCCGCCTGGCAGGACCGCCGCGTGTCGCTGAGCTACCAGGACTTCGAAGGCGCCCGCTCGCGCCGGACGGTGGACCCCTACGGGCTCGTGATCAAGGCGGACCGCTGGTACCTCGTCGCCGGGACGGACAAGGGGCCGCGCGTCTTCCGGGGCGGGCGCATTGGAGACGTGCGGCTGCGGCCCGAGGGCTTCACCCGCCCGCCGGGCTTCGACCTGCCCGCGTTCTGGAAGGACTGGTGCGCGAAGTTCGCCACCGCGCGCCCGCGCTACGACGTCACCCTGGCCTGCACCCCGGAAGGCGAAGCAGCGCTGCGGAGGCTCCGTCCCCCGGCCGACAGTGAGCGCCTGGACCAGGCACCCGCGGCACGCGGCGGAGAGCGGAAGGTGACGCTGGACTTCGAGCGGGAGGCCATCGCGGTCTCCCAGCTGTGCGAAATCGGGGCGGGCGTGGAGGTGCTCGCCCCGGAACCGCTGCGCCAACGGCTGGCCGCGCTGGCGGCCTCACTGGGGGCGCTCTACGGCGGGCCCGGCCAGAAGCGGCCGGGCCGCCATGCCCGCTAG
- a CDS encoding SDR family oxidoreductase: protein MKPLEGQVALVAGATRGAGRGIATMLGAAGATVYCTGRSVRGNLASGASRPETIEETAEQVTALGGKGIAVRVDHSVEEEVEALCQRIRSEAGKLDVLVNDIWGGETLHELGLPFWKQSPAKARLMFDRAVFTHLVTSRHVVPLMLERDRGLIVEVTDGDSFGYRGGVAYDVTKMAVIRLAFAMSRDLRRTHITALAVTPGFLRSEEMLDGFGVKESNWRDAVKIVPDFIASETPAYVGRAVAALAADPHVHRRAGRVVASWTLAREYGFTDLDGSQPHWAEYFERTYGKPYTVADDAAYASWLGGSIEIVCPDWPRY, encoded by the coding sequence ATGAAGCCACTCGAAGGACAGGTGGCCCTGGTCGCGGGAGCGACTCGGGGCGCGGGCCGGGGAATCGCGACGATGCTGGGGGCGGCGGGGGCCACGGTGTACTGCACCGGGCGCAGCGTGAGGGGGAACCTGGCGAGCGGGGCGTCGCGGCCGGAGACGATTGAAGAGACGGCGGAGCAGGTGACGGCGCTGGGTGGGAAGGGCATCGCGGTGCGGGTGGACCACAGCGTGGAGGAGGAGGTGGAGGCGCTGTGCCAGCGCATCCGCTCCGAGGCCGGGAAGCTGGACGTGCTGGTCAACGACATCTGGGGCGGGGAGACGCTGCACGAGCTGGGCTTGCCGTTCTGGAAGCAGTCGCCCGCGAAGGCGCGCCTCATGTTCGACCGCGCCGTGTTCACGCACCTGGTCACCAGCCGGCACGTGGTGCCGTTGATGCTGGAGCGCGACCGGGGCCTCATCGTGGAGGTGACGGATGGGGACTCGTTCGGCTACCGGGGCGGCGTCGCGTATGACGTGACGAAGATGGCGGTCATCCGGCTGGCCTTCGCGATGTCGCGCGACTTGCGCCGCACGCACATCACGGCGCTGGCGGTGACGCCGGGGTTCCTGCGCTCGGAGGAGATGCTGGACGGCTTCGGGGTGAAGGAGTCCAACTGGCGCGACGCGGTGAAGATCGTCCCGGACTTCATCGCGTCGGAGACGCCGGCGTACGTGGGCCGCGCAGTGGCGGCGCTCGCGGCGGATCCGCACGTGCACCGCAGGGCGGGGCGCGTGGTCGCGTCGTGGACGCTGGCGCGCGAGTACGGCTTCACGGACCTGGATGGCTCGCAGCCGCACTGGGCGGAGTACTTCGAGCGGACGTATGGGAAGCCGTATACGGTCGCGGACGACGCGGCCTATGCGTCGTGGCTCGGGGGCTCCATCGAGATCGTCTGTCCCGACTGGCCCCGCTACTGA